One part of the Macrobrachium rosenbergii isolate ZJJX-2024 chromosome 3, ASM4041242v1, whole genome shotgun sequence genome encodes these proteins:
- the LOC136856280 gene encoding MFS-type transporter SLC18B1-like, with protein MAYTRKQLITLVVFSVAQFCNAVCVSLQAPFYPAEAERKGATATQYGLVFGIFELTVFIVSPIYGRFLNTAGAKLINNLGIFTVSVMCILFGFLDKIEDTTTFIALSFVIRIVEAMGNAAFVTSAFSIIAKEFPKNVGAAFATMETFFGLGLIAGPTVGGALYELGGYTLPFMSMGIILLLASILTFCLLPSAGVEPNESESTRGHLFAALRLPSILLATFSIISTSISIGFLQATLEPHLRPLELTPFQMGLMFVLNGATYALSAPCWGWLCDHWLSPRSVTAFGAVTVVVAFVFVGPMPFLPLNTALPVCIAALIVHGIGMGAQLVSTFTGAHRDAVSNGFPDDLGTYGLISGIWTSAFALGCFVGPSAGGVLFDHIGFRWATVIVAVLHVLVAVATITFICCSGNRPESNLYTGIHDSLSQSKEEQESLITGGRPRNSDGDSTYGSAGSSQECLHV; from the coding sequence atggcaTACACAAGGAAGCAGCTAATCACGCTTGTAGTGTTCAGTGTTGCACAGTTTTGCAATGCTGTGTGCGTGTCTTTGCAAGCCCCGTTTTATCCTGCCGAGGCCGAGAGGAAGGGCGCAACGGCCACGCAGTACGGATTGGTCTTTGGCATCTTCGAACTGACAGTGTTCATTGTCAGCCCCATCTATGGGAGGTTCCTCAACACCGCGGGCGCGAAGTTAATCAATAACCTTGGGATTTTTACGGTGTCCGTCATGTGCATACTCTTTGGGTTTTTGGACAAAATCGAGGACACGACCACCTTCATCGCCCTCTCCTTCGTCATTAGGATCGTCGAAGCTATGGGCAACGCCGCCTTCGTTACCTCCGCCTTCAGCATCATAGCTAAAGAGTTCCCGAAGAACGTGGGTGCCGCCTTTGCCACGATGGAAACCTTCTTCGGGTTAGGGCTTATCGCCGGGCCAACTGTGGGCGGGGCCCTTTACGAGCTTGGAGGGTACACGCTGCCGTTCATGTCGATGGGGATTATCCTCTTGCTGGCTTCCATTTTGACATTTTGCTTGCTCCCATCGGCAGGAGTCGAGCCCAACGAGTCTGAGAGCACTCGAGGTCATTTGTTTGCTGCCCTTCGGCTTCCATCGATTCTCCTCGCCACATTCTCCATTATTTCCACCTCCATCAGTATAGGTTTCCTCCAGGCAACCTTGGAACCCCATCTGCGCCCCCTCGAGTTGACGCCCTTCCAGATGGGTCTTATGTTCGTGCTTAATGGTGCTACTTACGCCCTGTCTGCTCCCTGCTGGGGGTGGCTCTGCGATCACTGGCTGTCGCCAAGGTCCGTTACAGCTTTCGGCGCTGTCACGGTGGTTGTGGCGTTCGTATTCGTAGGCCCCATGCCCTTCTTACCCTTGAATACCGCGCTGCCCGTTTGTATTGCAGCTTTGATTGTCCACGGGATTGGCATGGGAGCTCAGCTTGTATCTACCTTTACTGGTGCCCATCGCGATGCCGTTAGCAATGGGTTCCCCGATGACCTGGGAACTTACGGTCTCATCTCTGGTATCTGGACGTCGGCCTTCGCCCTAGGTTGCTTCGTTGGGCCTTCTGCTGGCGGTGTCCTTTTCGATCACATAGGATTCCGATGGGCTACCGTGATAGTAGCCGTCCTTCACGTCCTGGTGGCCGTCGCTACTATCACATTTATATGTTGCAGTGGGAACAGACCTGAATCAAACCTGTATACCGGCATTCACGATTCCTTGTCACAGAGCAAGGAGGAACAGGAATCCCTCATTACAGGCGGGAGACCACGCAATTCCGATGGTGACTCGACTTACGGGAGCGCCGGGTCCTCGCAGGAGTGCTTGCACGTTTGA